From the Trifolium pratense cultivar HEN17-A07 linkage group LG4, ARS_RC_1.1, whole genome shotgun sequence genome, the window TTATAGGATTTTTAATAGATAAAAACCCTTCAAAAATTATCGCATGCATGCCTCTTAATGTGGCAAGCACACGGTATTCTTTAGTAAAAGGCGACAGAATAATTCACTTTGAGCTTACCACAAGGCTGCATGATGATTACATAGTCAGCtcttgaaattttatatcacaTTTCATTTCAATGTTGGCTTAGTATTATCGATATGGGACTACTACTGAATCAAGATGTTACCGATATCTAGTTTCGTGTGATGACTAAGGTAAATGTTGTACTCATCAAAATTaggtaaaaaaaactttttaactaATGTTGTACTAATCAAAATTTGTTGTCCCAAACATTTTCAACTGAATATTAAAAACAGATAATAAAGACAAGGAAACAGTCCTAATTAATCCTAATTAACTCCCCTTGGCTAAATATCTTCTAATAAATCACAGTTGCTTGCAGGTGAAGCTAATAGTTCCATAGACAAGAAACAGTTAAATAATTATTCCTCACGCTGCATATTGAGCTGCTGCAAGTCTAGCAATTGGAATTCTGCAAAAAAAGTCCTCAAATATTCAGTTTGATTgttgaaaaatagaaattaaatctCATTTCATACAACTTCGAATCGAAAAACGAACCTAAAAGGAGAACATGAGACATAGTCAAGACCAAGTTGAGCAAAGAATGCAATAGAAGAAGGCTCCCCACCATGCTCTCCACATATTCCAATCTGATAATCAAGTTCATAAATTAATTGTAGAAGCATCGCCGTGAGGTATAATGCATGAAAGATAACATAACTGACATATTAAGGATAACTAAGATGtgcaataattttattttatggtaaaTTACCTTTAAGCTTGGTCTAGCGGCACGGCTCTTCTCTACGCAAACTTTGATGAGTTGTCCCACACCTTTCTGGTCAAGTACCTATAATTGTTGTCAATAATTCGAATTTAGCAAACATCGTTTATATATTGAGCGAATGCAATGCGCATCGTCTCTCTGATTCACGGTTCAAGTAAAGTAACGTTAAAAGTAAtgatattttcatttttgtaattttcaACTCTCACTTATCGTACATCTCTtgagtcatttcacaaagtctaGCTAGAGATAGTAGTGCTTGTGTGTATGTCTTATTTTTAGACACAATAGGGCAAAACTTTCGATTGTATATCACACGTCACACGACTATGCGACTAACCTCAAATGGATCATGCTGCAAAATCCCAGCAGCTAGGTATATAGGAAGAAATTTGCCAACATCGTCTCTACTGTAGCCAAATGTCATTTGAGTAAGATCATTGGTTCCAAAAGAAAAGAACTCAGCTTCATTTGCAATCTACACAaatggattaaaaatattagaaagTGTAAAgataacaaaatattatttttctttaatacaTTTTAATTATTGTATGTTAAAAATAAAGATTCATAAGTATTACCTCATCTGCAATTAGTGCAGCTCTTGGAACTTCAATCATAGTTCCAACCTTATAGTCTAATGAAGTGGCCATCTCAGAGAAAACTTTCTCAGCAACATTCCTTATTAAATTCACTTGATGTCTTAATTCCTGCTAGTTAAAAAGCATTAGGCTTATATAATAATTGTGTCACAAGAGTTTCATTAAGATCAAACCCCAAAATATTGCTCCATGTTATATTTCAAGAGATTAATTGTTAAGGGAAAAGGAAAacaagttaaattttttaatgcaTATATATAAAGGACCATGCCTGAGGTGTGCCGACAAGTGGAACCATTATCTCAGGATGAACTGCAATACCATCTTTACTCGCTGAAACAGCAGCTTGGAAAATTGCGCGAGCCTGCATCTCGGTCAATTCTGGATATGATATTCCCAACCTATTCACATAATTTCAAattgttaattgttattttgCAAATATGGATAGTTATTTGGTATGTGCAAGCATCATAAGAAGAGGACAAACCTGCAGCCGCGAAAACCAAGCATGGGATTAACTTCTGAGAGTTTTTCTATCCTAGAGgatatttcttcttttttcatgTCTGTCAAAGAAGTTAGTTCACTGGAAATTTGCTCCAAGTCACCTTTAGGAAGAAATTCATGAAGTGGAGGATCTAACAATCGGATTGTAACTGGGAGACCGTCCATTGCACGAAAAATTCCTTCAAAATCTGATCTTTGATAAGGTAACAACAAATCAAGCGCAGCTTTCCTTTGTTCTAGGGTAACAGCCATGATCATCATTCTTACAGCCTTTAACCTCTCATCTGAAGCAAAAAACTAAAACACCACAAAACATGCACAAAATCATAATTTGTACTACCCTGtgttaaaatcataaaaaatgacGATTTCAAGCATCGCAAGGATAACTTTTATCTTATGCTATACAGGAGTTGAATATTATTTGTACCATGTGTTCTGTCCTGCAAAGTCCAATCCCTTGTGCACCATTTCGTCTAGCTTTTATTGCGTCTTCAGGTGTGTCAGCATTTGCCAAAACCTGGTAGATAACAATGATATAAGTGAAATTACCTAACAAGAATTAGATGTTTTGATTTGACTCAAGACTTGTGCAGCTAATAAAGAATAGCACCTTCAGTTTCCTTATTTCATCAGCCCAAGACATGAAAGTTTCCATATCATCAGTTAGAGATGGTGGAGAAAGTGCCTGCTTTTCCAATATCACCTCACCTGTGGATCCGTTCAACGAGATCCAGTCTCCTTCTGTTATCTTATTACCTCCAATTATGACCACCTATCATCATAAATGAATATTATACTGAATTACTTTGAACATTAAGATGTTTTACTAATATGTCAAGAGTATATATAGTTTTTGAGGTTACCTTTTCATGCTCGTTTACTTGGATATCGGAGCAACCAGACACACAACACTTTCCCCATCCACGAGCTACGACAGCAGCATGAGATGTCATACCACCTCTAGCTGTCAAGATTCCAACAGCTGAATGCATGCCTCCAATATCTTCTGGACTTGTCTCTGTCCTTATCTTCAATAATTCAAGTGTGTGTATTAGAATTCAATTTGCTTATGGATGATTTCTTTAACATCGTTATGAAACTAAATCTAGGACGTTATATACATTGTAACATGAGATACTTTGAATAATAATTTCACCTAAAACATCGGTAAAATCTCTACGTTGGGTTAAGAGACCAAACACAAGTGAATTGGACACCAGATATTCATCTCAAATTTAAAGGCATTGGATATATACGGGCTGCATCTATTTATGTTAGTCAAACACTCACATTTTCATCCAATGTGAGATTTCTTACTTAGACTTGATACTCTAACAATTTCCTCTTCAAGTGCGAGTCCATTTGCAGAGGAGCCTAAAATGACGAGATATCTCCAATCTCTATATTAGGCTAAGAGCAATCTCAAAAATGGATTGGACACCACATATTCACCAAAAATCTTAATGAATCGCGTATATTAATCGTGTCACTTATATGTTGTTCAATACTCACATTTTTATCTGATGTAGGGTTTTTTACTCACACTTGATactcttaaaaatataataaagggGGTAAAATGagataagaaaaatgatttcttGATAATGAAAAAGAATACCAAGATGACACTTTTTCCTTGCGCATGCCATTCTTCAGCATCATCAGCAGTGAACACAACCTGCCCAACGGCAGCGCCAGGGGATGCAGGCAAGCCAACAGCAGCCACTTTGTCCTTGTACTTGGATGGATCCTCAAactaaacaaacaaattaaaccaATTAATAACACTTGAGCACCTTACATTTCAATGGAAATATCTTTTAGGCATAgaatcataaaacaaactaaGGATCATTTATCTAAATGATGTTAATAAAGTTATATGAGCACGATCGTTTAGCCAAAGGAATGGATTAAGTTAATTACAACAAAACTATATACCTGTGGGTGTAGGAGCTGATCAAGATGTTGTGGCTCTACCATTTTGATTGCAGAACGAGTATCAACGAGCCCCTCTTGGACCATGTCTACGACTATTTTGATTGCACCTTTACCAGTACGTTTTCCAACTCGACATTGCAACATCCACAACTTATTTTCTTGAACAGTGAACTCAATATCCTACAATATAATATATCAATCTCAGAAGAATTACATGCCACTCTATCGATAcgaaaagaaaaagcaaaaacagTAAAACAAATCTAAAGGGATTCAGGTTTTTACCATCATATCCTTGTAATGATTCTCTAGAATCTTACAATTCTCCACAAGTTCCTCATATGCATCTGGCATGCAAGTTTTCATGATCTCTATATCTTGAGGTGTTCTGATTCCAGCAACTACATCCTCTCCCTatcataaacaatttttttgacgCATCAACACCAAAAGTAATTAGTAACTTACTATTTATAGATATGATAATAACATGAATGTAAAATAACAACTAGTAAATTATCATATATAACCTGAGCATTAACGAGAAATTCTCCATAAAGTTTCTTTTCACCAGTACTTGGATTTCTAGTGAACAAGACACCAGTTCCTGAGGTATCTCCCTTATTACCAAACACCATGGATTGAATGTTTACGGCCGTGCCCATTAGTCCAGTTATCTGATTAATGCTCCTATACTTAATAGCCCTTGGACTATCCCAAGAATTGAAAACTGCTTTAACAGCTAACTCTAGTTGCTTCTTTGGATCTGCAATTGGTAAATCAAGAGTGAATATGAAAACATGTGTATGGATGGATTGCAATATGAAAAGGTTGATGATTTTGAACTTATTACCTGAGGGAAACTTTTCTCCCTTAGCTTCAACATAGACATTCTTGTATTGCTCGACCAAATCTTTGAGATCATCGGCTGTTAGATCAGTGTCATGTTGAACGCCTTTTGAATGCTTTTGCTTTTCTAACTTCTCATCAAACAATGAGTGTGGAATGTCCATTACCTAAAATATAACATACAATAAAAGTTTCAACAAAAGCAATGGAAAATCTTTTAGACAAAATGCAATTTGGTGCATATGATATAAAGAACTAAGTACTTACAACATCTCCAAACATGTCTAAGAAACGTCTATAAGAATCGTAAGCAAACCGCTCTCCACCTTTTGAAGCCAACCCAGCAACCACTTCATCATTCAATCCAAGATTAAGAACTGTGTCCATCATTCCAGGCATGGAAATCTGAtagatattaaaaaaacaaacaacttaattaagcgcttataaCATAAACATTTATTATACAAGTGTTTATGAATAAGTTATTTCAataagaaaagataaaataaaggcacactatttttatataagctataaacttaTTTCATAAACTATCATAGAAAACTTATAGAAACAATTTATGATCATGTCGTAAGCTGTTTCTATATGCTCTcccaaacaatctcacaagtgcttatgcacGTAGATAAACAGAAATAACTCAATCCAAACAAGCCACAAAACATAATGAAAAAAGTAAGATCAAATACGAAAAAAGACTCTTACCGCAGCACCAGAGCGCACTGAGAGGAGGAGAGGTTTTGAAGGATTTCCAAGAGATTCCCCAAGTTCATTCTCCACAAATTTCAGGGCTTCAAGTATCTCCTCCCACAAACCATTTGGTAAGCTTTTATCATTTTGTTGATATTCTTGACATGCTTCTGTTGAGATGGTGAGTCCAGGGGGCACTGATAAACCAATTGTTGCCATTTCTGCTAAGTTGGCACCCTTTCCTCCCAACTATACACATGCACAAAGAAATCCATTGGTAAAAATTAGTTGtaacatgaaaaatataatgTGTTTAGTGTTTTAGAATGCTGAGAAACTAATAAAATTACTAATGAAGAGATAAAGT encodes:
- the LOC123923791 gene encoding pyruvate, phosphate dikinase, chloroplastic-like, which produces MVSLVTKKNNMRVFTFGKGKSDGNKAMKSLLGGKGANLAEMATIGLSVPPGLTISTEACQEYQQNDKSLPNGLWEEILEALKFVENELGESLGNPSKPLLLSVRSGAAISMPGMMDTVLNLGLNDEVVAGLASKGGERFAYDSYRRFLDMFGDVVMDIPHSLFDEKLEKQKHSKGVQHDTDLTADDLKDLVEQYKNVYVEAKGEKFPSDPKKQLELAVKAVFNSWDSPRAIKYRSINQITGLMGTAVNIQSMVFGNKGDTSGTGVLFTRNPSTGEKKLYGEFLVNAQGEDVVAGIRTPQDIEIMKTCMPDAYEELVENCKILENHYKDMMDIEFTVQENKLWMLQCRVGKRTGKGAIKIVVDMVQEGLVDTRSAIKMVEPQHLDQLLHPQFEDPSKYKDKVAAVGLPASPGAAVGQVVFTADDAEEWHAQGKSVILIRTETSPEDIGGMHSAVGILTARGGMTSHAAVVARGWGKCCVSGCSDIQVNEHEKVVIIGGNKITEGDWISLNGSTGEVILEKQALSPPSLTDDMETFMSWADEIRKLKVLANADTPEDAIKARRNGAQGIGLCRTEHMFFASDERLKAVRMMIMAVTLEQRKAALDLLLPYQRSDFEGIFRAMDGLPVTIRLLDPPLHEFLPKGDLEQISSELTSLTDMKKEEISSRIEKLSEVNPMLGFRGCRLGISYPELTEMQARAIFQAAVSASKDGIAVHPEIMVPLVGTPQELRHQVNLIRNVAEKVFSEMATSLDYKVGTMIEVPRAALIADEIANEAEFFSFGTNDLTQMTFGYSRDDVGKFLPIYLAAGILQHDPFEVLDQKGVGQLIKVCVEKSRAARPSLKIGICGEHGGEPSSIAFFAQLGLDYVSCSPFRIPIARLAAAQYAA